A single window of Nicotiana sylvestris chromosome 5, ASM39365v2, whole genome shotgun sequence DNA harbors:
- the LOC104247549 gene encoding transcription factor MYB111-like isoform X2: MVRAPCCQKVGLKKGKWTAEEDELLVNYIQANGEGSWKSLPKKAGLLRCGKSCRLRWTNYLRPDLKRGKFTADEDETIVKLHSSLGNRWSLIANHLPGRTDNAIKNYWISNLRRRLYSFRLHKKLIKTTAELPKMAVAAAGNCESSRKYGRVGRSKAKNYKNINSTTFESIGKVKSSCSRGKGTGVMWSEEGSIESLLPESYTVDIAMQRHEHQGESEINESRNEEGEDKNKKYINVTPEKQDVWSFEEQELGQIHEQNEGNETVLEQQHNENWHDFDNWCDMNFDHLYEEELWDDQWNSLNLEFGSNEECTYSDNMLLWLWNDK; encoded by the exons ATGGTGAGGGCACCTTGTTGTCAGAAAGTTGGGCTAAAGAAAGGAAAATGGACTGCTGAAGAAGATGAATTATTGGTGAATTATATTCAAGCTAATGGAGAAGGTTCATGGAAATCTCTTCCCAAGAAAGCTG GTCTATTAAGATGTGGAAAGAGTTGCAGATTAAGATGGACAAATTACTTGAGACCAGACTTGAAGAGAGGCAAATTTACTGCAGACGAAGATGAGACCATCGTCAAATTGCATAGCTCCTTGGGAAAtag GTGGTCTTTGATAGCGAACCATTTACCTGGCCGAACAGATAATGCAATAAAGAACTACTGGATCTCTAACTTACGTCGAAGACTCTACTCCTTCAGATTGCACAAAAAGCTCATCAAAACCACTGCAGAATTGCCTAAAATGGCAGTTGCTGCTGCCGGCAATTGTGAATCCTCGAGAAAATACGGACGAGTAGGTCGTTCCAAGgctaaaaattacaaaaatattaactCGACCACCTTTGAGTCCATCGGAAAAGTCAAATCCTCATGTTCAAGAGGCAAGGGTACTGGAGTTATGTGGTCTGAAGAGGGTTCAATTGAATCCCTTTTGCCGGAAAGTTATACCGTTGATATAG CCATGCAACGACACGAACATCAAGGAGAATCAGAGATAAATGAGTCGAGGAACGAGGAAGGTGAAGACAAGAACAAGAAATACATTAATGTTACACCAGAAAAACAAGATGTGTGGTCCTTTGAGGAACAAGAACTAGGACAAATACATGAACAGAATGAAGGAAATGAAACCGTACTTGAACAGCAACATAATGAAAACTGGCATGATTTTGATAATTGGTGTGACATGAATTTCGATCATTTATATGAGGAGGAATTATGGGATGATCAGTGGAACA
- the LOC104247549 gene encoding transcription factor MYB111-like isoform X1 translates to MVRAPCCQKVGLKKGKWTAEEDELLVNYIQANGEGSWKSLPKKAGLLRCGKSCRLRWTNYLRPDLKRGKFTADEDETIVKLHSSLGNRWSLIANHLPGRTDNAIKNYWISNLRRRLYSFRLHKKLIKTTAELPKMAVAAAGNCESSRKYGRVGRSKAKNYKNINSTTFESIGKVKSSCSRGKGTGVMWSEEGSIESLLPESYTVDIGLAMQRHEHQGESEINESRNEEGEDKNKKYINVTPEKQDVWSFEEQELGQIHEQNEGNETVLEQQHNENWHDFDNWCDMNFDHLYEEELWDDQWNSLNLEFGSNEECTYSDNMLLWLWNDK, encoded by the exons ATGGTGAGGGCACCTTGTTGTCAGAAAGTTGGGCTAAAGAAAGGAAAATGGACTGCTGAAGAAGATGAATTATTGGTGAATTATATTCAAGCTAATGGAGAAGGTTCATGGAAATCTCTTCCCAAGAAAGCTG GTCTATTAAGATGTGGAAAGAGTTGCAGATTAAGATGGACAAATTACTTGAGACCAGACTTGAAGAGAGGCAAATTTACTGCAGACGAAGATGAGACCATCGTCAAATTGCATAGCTCCTTGGGAAAtag GTGGTCTTTGATAGCGAACCATTTACCTGGCCGAACAGATAATGCAATAAAGAACTACTGGATCTCTAACTTACGTCGAAGACTCTACTCCTTCAGATTGCACAAAAAGCTCATCAAAACCACTGCAGAATTGCCTAAAATGGCAGTTGCTGCTGCCGGCAATTGTGAATCCTCGAGAAAATACGGACGAGTAGGTCGTTCCAAGgctaaaaattacaaaaatattaactCGACCACCTTTGAGTCCATCGGAAAAGTCAAATCCTCATGTTCAAGAGGCAAGGGTACTGGAGTTATGTGGTCTGAAGAGGGTTCAATTGAATCCCTTTTGCCGGAAAGTTATACCGTTGATATAG GACTAGCCATGCAACGACACGAACATCAAGGAGAATCAGAGATAAATGAGTCGAGGAACGAGGAAGGTGAAGACAAGAACAAGAAATACATTAATGTTACACCAGAAAAACAAGATGTGTGGTCCTTTGAGGAACAAGAACTAGGACAAATACATGAACAGAATGAAGGAAATGAAACCGTACTTGAACAGCAACATAATGAAAACTGGCATGATTTTGATAATTGGTGTGACATGAATTTCGATCATTTATATGAGGAGGAATTATGGGATGATCAGTGGAACA